One region of Eulemur rufifrons isolate Redbay chromosome 1, OSU_ERuf_1, whole genome shotgun sequence genomic DNA includes:
- the FASTKD2 gene encoding FAST kinase domain-containing protein 2, mitochondrial: protein MNNKAGSFLWNLRQFSTLVPRSKTVGFCRPRFVYSNWNPRNHPLNDFDNIIQSSGSSSRYLFQDAFIFKSGDDGFPTKGRSTLTVLRVDRLLYPRRLSFDSKHSVVSVDTPNNGLKKVYFHQEVSHEDVLTKETKSTPISYRKLSQECNSLSDVLDTFSKAPTFPSSNYFTAMWTIAKRMSEDQKRCEKQLMFTHPAFNQLCEHIMREAKIMRYDHLLFSLHAMVKLGIPQNTLLVQTLLRVIQERINECDEKHLSILSAIIEAMEPCQNVHVLQAGLRILADQQVWKIKRVFTLQAVMKCIGKDAPVALKKKLEMKALSELDRFSILNSQRMFEALAAMNHRSIVLLNECSKMVIDNVHGFPFKILMNILQSCKDLRYHNLDLFKGIADYVAATYDIWKLKQVIFLLISFENLGFRPVGLMDMLMKKVVEEPHSLTMKNIVSILHVYSSLNHVYKCENREQFLEVMASSVTGCLHHVSSENLLSVVSSFCLMNYFPLALVNQLLQKDVINELLTSDDKERNVHKLHILNTCLKLDDTFSYKAIDSLLPQMPSAPSDPNTKVTEALSSLLGGEGYFSKNVQLPHNYHIDFEIRMDTNRSQVLPFSDMDATSATDIQRVAVLCVPRSTYCLGSSHPKGFFAMKMRHLNAMGFHVIVVNNWEMDQLEMEDAVTYLKTKIYSVEDLPAGDINLQSTY from the exons ATGAATAACAAAGCAGGTTCCTTTTTATGGAACCTCAGACAATTCAGTACTTTAGTTCCAAGAAGCAAAACTGTGGGATTTTGCAGACCAAGATTTGTTTATTCAAACTGGAACCCAAGAAACCATCCCTTAAATGACTTTGATAACATAATTCAATCATCTGGATCATCTAGTAGATATCTCTTCCAGgatgcattcatttttaaatcaggagATGATGGATTTCCAACGAAGGGCAGAAGCACCCTAACAGTTCTTAGAGTTGACAGACTACTTTACCCTAGAAGACTGTCCTTTGACTCAAAACATTCTGTTGTCTCTGTTGATACGCCCAATAATGGATTGAAGAAAGTATACTTTCATCAGGAAGTCTCCCATGAAGATGTTCTCACCAAAGAAACAAAGTCAACCCCTATCAGCTATAGAAAATTGTCTCAAGAGTGTAATTCCCTGAGTGATGTGTTAGATACATTTTCAAAAGCACCTACATTTCCTAGTAGTAACTATTTCACGGCAATGTGGACAATTGCCAAAAGGATGTCTGAAGATCAGAAGCGCTGTGAAAAACAACTGATGTTTACCCACCCTGCATTTAACCAGCTCTGTGAACATATAATGAGAGAAGCCAAGATCATGCGCTATGACCATTTGTTATTCAGTCTTCATGCTATGGTGAAGCTTGGAATCCCTCAGAACACTCTTCTGGTACAGACTTTGCTAAGGGTGATCCAG GAACGTATCAATGAGTGTGATGAGAAACATCTTTCTATTCTGTCAGCTATTATAGAGGCAATGGAGCCATGTCAGAATGTGCACGTTCTTCAAGCAGGATTGAG AATACTAGCTGATCAGcaagtttggaaaataaaacgTGTCTTCACTTTACAAGCTGTGATGAAATGTATTGGAAAAGATGCACCAGTTGCTCTTAAAAAGAAACTAGAG atgAAAGCCTTAAGTGAATTAGacagattttctattttgaatAGCCAGCGCATGTTTGAGGCACTAGCCGCCATGAATCATCGTTCTATAGTACTCTTGAATGAATGCAGTAAGATGGTCATAG ATAATGTCCAtggatttccttttaaaatattgatgaacaTATTACAGTCCTGCAAAGACCTCCGATACCATAATTTAGATCTTTTCAAGGGAATAGCAGACTATGTGGCTGCAACTTATGACATCTGGAAACTGAAACAA gttatttttctcctcatttcatTTGAAAACCTTGGCTTTCGACCTGTTGGTTTGATGGACATGTTAATGAAGAAAGTAGTAGAGGAACCTCATTCCCTAACCATGAAAAACATTGTCTCTATTCTTCATGTGTATTCTTCTCTCAATCATGTCTACAAATGTGAGAACAGAGA acAGTTCCTAGAAGTGATGGCTAGTTCTGTGACTGGTTGTCTTCACCATGTCTCTTCTGAAAACCTGTTGAGTGTGGTGTCTTCATTTTGCTTGATGAATTATTTCCCCCTGGCCCTTGTTAATCAGCTTCTCCAGAAGGATGTCATCAATGAGCTGCTGACGTCAG atgacAAGGAGAGGAATGTTCACAAGCTTCATATTTTGAATACTTGTCTAAAACTTGATGATACTTTTTCTTACAAGGCCATAGACTCATTACTGCCACAAATGCCGTCGGCACCGTCAGATCCAAATACAAAGGTTACAGAGGCGCTAAGTAGCCTTCTGGGAGGTGAAGGATACTTCTCAAAAAATGTACAGTTGCCACATAATTATCATATTG attttgAAATTAGAATGGATACTAACAGGAGTCAAGTGCTTCCATTTTCTGACATGGATGCAACTTCTGCTACAGATATTCAAAG AGTAGCTGTGCTGTGTGTTCCTAGATCTACTTATTGTTTGGGTTCAAGCCACCCCAAAGGATTCTTTGCTATGAAAATGAGGCATTTGAATGCAATGGGTTTTCATGTGATCGTG GTCAATAACTGGGAGATGGACCAACTAGAGATGGAGGACGCAGTCACATATTTGAAGACTAAAATCTATTCAGTCGAAGACCTTCCTGCTGGTGATATAAATTTGCAAAGCACatattaa
- the MDH1B gene encoding putative malate dehydrogenase 1B: MAKFVIAGRADCPYYAKAELLADYLQKNLPDFRIHKITQHPEVWEEWLKDVCENNKWSHNNSPIIWRELLDRGGKGLLLGGYNEFLEHAQLYYGVTSSMTTELMMVIAQENLRAHIEKEQEKEALKDLINPLQVWIASASAPACYHLIPILTSGEVFGMHTEISITLFDNKRAEERLERLVVETQELASPVLRKVSICTKVEEAFRQAHVVIVLDDSTDQEVHSLEECLRSRVPLCRLYGYLLENNAHDSVRVIVGGKTFVNLKTVLLMRYAPSIAHNIIAVALGVEGEAKALLARKLKTTPAYIKDVIIWGNISGNNYVDLRKTRVYRYESAIWGPLQYSRPVLNLIFDSEWLKKESVAILRNLTATGKQFGGILAAHSISTTMKYWYHGSPPGEIVSLGVLSEGQFGIPEGIVFSMPVKFENGTWVVLTDLKDIEINEKIMTRMTSDLIQEKLVALGEVIDFQPYKSGLP, from the exons ATGGCCAAATTCGTGATCGCGG GTAGAGCAGATTGTCCATATTATGCTAAAGCAGAACTTCTGGCAgactatttacaaaaaaatcttcCTGATTTTCGGATACATAAAATTACACAACATCCTGAGGTTTGGGAG GAGTGGCTGAAAGATGTGTGTGAAAATAATAAGTGGAGTCACAATAATTCCCCCATCATCTGGAGAGAGCTGTTGGATCGTGGAGGAAAGGGTTTGCTTTTGGGAGGATATAACGAGTTCCTAGAGCACGCCCAG CTTTACTACGGTGTCACCTCTAGCATGACAACTGAGCTGATGATGGTAATTGCTCAAGAGAACCTGAGGGCACATATAGAAAAAGAGCAGGAGAAAGAAGCCCTGAAAGATCTCATCAACCCCTTGCAGGTCTGGATCGCCAG TGCATCTGCTCCTGCCTGCTACCACCTAATTCCCATTCTGACCAGTGGTGAAGTGTTTGGGATGCACACGGAAATTAGCATAACTCTATTTGACAACAAGCGAGCGGAAGAACGTCTCGAAAGGCTGGTGGTTGAGACCCAGGAGCTGGCGTCGCCTGTCCTGCGCAAGGTCTCCATCTGCACCAAGGTAGAGGAGGCCTTCCGCCAGGCCCACGTGGTCATCGTGCTGGACGACAGCACCGACCAGGAGGTGCACTCTTTGGAGGAATGTCTCCGAAGCAGGGTGCCACTGTGTAGGCTCTATGGCTACCTGCTTGAGAACAATGCTCACGACTCCGTCAGAGTTATTGTGGGAGGAAAAACCTTTGTGAATCTGAAAACGGTTTTGCTCATGAGATACGCCCCAAGCATCGCACACAATATTATCGCTGTGGCGCTGGGGGTGGAAGGTGAAGCTAAAGCCCTACTGgccagaaaactgaaaacaactccGGCAT ACATCAAAGATGTGATAATTTGGGGTAATATCAGTGGAAATAACTATGTTGATCTGAGAAAAACAAGGGTTTACAGATACGAGAGTGCCATTTGGGGACCTCTTCAATATTCACGCCCTGTTTTAAACTTGATTTTTGACAG TGAGTGGCTAAAAAAAGAATCTGTGGCAATTCTTAGAAACTTGACCGCCACAGGAAAACAATTTGGAGGCATTTTGGCTGCACACAGTATATCCACTACAATGAAATACTGGTACCATGGCTCACCACCTGGGGAGATTGTATCTTTAGGAGTATTGAGTGAAG GCCAGTTTGGTATTCCAGAAGGGATTGTCTTTTCTATGCCTGTGAAATTTGAGAATGGAACTTGGGTGGTTCTTACAGATCtcaaagatatagaaataaatgaaaaaataatgaccaGAATGACAAGCGATCTAATTCAG gAGAAACTTGTTGCACTTGGAGAGGTGATAGATTTTCAGCCATACAAATCAG gactaCCATAA